The proteins below are encoded in one region of Paenibacillus albus:
- a CDS encoding MFS transporter: protein MKQSTSSKWAANKPGKLRTADHSGQADNKQQKQGGRGKWLEYMALATVPLVLVLGNSMLVPILPDMEKKLHITSFQSSLVITLFSVSAGLIIPISGYLSDRYSRKAVILPSLALYGIAGIVAGIGAVSHSYWLLIASRALQGVGAAGTSPIAMALVGDMYKDGNESEALGLIEASNGAGKVVSPIIGSLLALIAWYVPLFAFPLFCAGSFFAMMLLIKEPPKANKEVVPVKEYISGIKKVFREKGRWLISSFISGSLGLFILFGVLFRLSDLLEKAPYHIDGVAKGGVLAIPLLFLVVTAFITGHRIKNNGILMRRLMIIGLAVMSGALAAAAFLHHSIYALIGFVALSSLGTGLLLPCLNTLITGAVDRPHRGMVTSLYSSLRFLGVAFGPPLFGWMSSRSDSLLYSVVSVLSACALLIIIFLVHPPQKAGDSG from the coding sequence ATGAAGCAATCGACATCATCGAAATGGGCTGCGAATAAGCCTGGCAAGCTGCGTACTGCAGACCATAGCGGGCAAGCTGACAACAAGCAGCAGAAGCAAGGCGGTCGTGGAAAATGGCTGGAGTATATGGCACTCGCCACTGTACCGCTCGTCCTCGTCCTGGGCAACTCCATGCTCGTACCGATCTTGCCGGATATGGAGAAGAAGCTGCATATTACGAGCTTCCAATCGAGTCTCGTGATCACATTATTTTCCGTATCTGCCGGTCTCATTATTCCCATATCCGGTTATTTATCCGATCGTTATTCACGCAAAGCCGTCATATTGCCTTCTCTCGCGCTGTATGGCATAGCTGGTATTGTTGCTGGGATAGGTGCCGTTAGCCACTCCTATTGGCTTCTGATCGCGTCACGAGCGCTGCAAGGGGTTGGCGCAGCTGGTACTTCGCCGATTGCCATGGCGCTTGTCGGCGACATGTATAAGGACGGCAACGAAAGCGAAGCGCTTGGCCTCATAGAAGCTTCTAACGGCGCTGGCAAGGTGGTCAGCCCAATCATTGGCTCGCTGCTCGCGCTTATCGCCTGGTATGTACCGCTCTTCGCATTCCCGCTCTTCTGCGCAGGCTCATTCTTTGCGATGATGCTGCTCATTAAGGAGCCGCCCAAAGCGAATAAAGAAGTCGTACCTGTGAAGGAATATATCAGCGGCATAAAGAAAGTGTTTCGCGAGAAAGGCCGGTGGCTCATCTCTTCTTTTATTTCCGGCTCACTGGGTCTCTTCATTCTGTTCGGCGTTCTCTTCCGGCTGTCCGATCTGCTCGAGAAAGCGCCTTACCACATTGACGGCGTTGCCAAAGGCGGGGTGCTGGCTATTCCGCTCCTCTTCCTGGTTGTCACCGCCTTCATCACCGGTCATCGCATTAAGAACAACGGAATCCTCATGCGCCGCCTCATGATTATCGGGCTCGCCGTCATGAGCGGCGCACTAGCGGCAGCTGCGTTCCTGCATCATAGCATCTACGCATTAATTGGCTTTGTTGCACTCAGCAGCCTAGGTACGGGGCTACTGCTGCCCTGCTTGAACACGCTCATTACCGGCGCTGTTGACCGGCCTCATCGCGGCATGGTTACATCGCTGTATAGCAGCCTGCGCTTCCTCGGTGTCGCTTTCGGTCCGCCTTTGTTCGGATGGATGTCTTCACGCTCTGACTCTTTGCTATACAGCGTTGTGTCCGTCCTCTCCGCATGCGCGCTGCTCATCATCATCTTCCTCGTTCATCCGCCTCAGAAAGCAGGAGACAGCGGTTGA
- a CDS encoding M67 family metallopeptidase encodes MTIRIIPPSPGSAQPSEEPNGAIVSIPTAATLAPQAYEQLLHSCTAAMPNEACGVLAGTIQRIDGGAPVVNVTHVYSILNAAAEDGVNNSFAFEPASWIQTLYHMQNNRQSLVGYYHSHPASPPLPSASDMIGIREAAARDTSYWIISLANSARQPVVQPYWIHNDPNGQLCCSPLMLTEIRI; translated from the coding sequence ATGACGATCAGAATAATCCCACCATCGCCAGGGAGCGCGCAGCCAAGCGAAGAGCCGAATGGAGCAATCGTTTCGATTCCTACTGCGGCCACCCTGGCTCCACAAGCATATGAACAGCTATTGCACAGCTGTACAGCCGCTATGCCTAACGAAGCCTGTGGCGTTCTGGCGGGAACGATCCAACGAATCGATGGCGGCGCGCCTGTCGTGAACGTCACCCATGTATATTCGATTCTCAATGCGGCCGCGGAAGACGGCGTTAACAACAGCTTCGCATTCGAACCCGCTTCGTGGATCCAAACGCTTTATCACATGCAAAATAACCGACAATCACTTGTCGGTTACTACCATTCGCATCCTGCATCGCCGCCGCTTCCGAGCGCTTCCGATATGATTGGCATTCGGGAAGCAGCTGCGCGTGATACGTCGTATTGGATTATTTCGCTAGCCAATTCGGCTCGTCAGCCAGTTGTCCAACCATACTGGATTCATAACGATCCGAATGGTCAGTTGTGCTGCAGCCCGTTAATGCTTACTGAGATACGCATATAA
- a CDS encoding exonuclease domain-containing protein: MKEQRSMGRMWHLYKMGGLTSAIAGAVGAQNAQQMAFIRSMSREQRKDSIMDTPLRDMEVVVFDLETTGFYPTNGDEIISFGAVLLKGEQLIPEQTFYSLVNPKRRVPKHITELTGITNAMTEDAPDLMQVLHDFMEFVGKRMLIAHASGHDKQFLNAALWRTSKVNLTHRVLDTMLVAKWLEPNRESYSLDDLLESSGIEITTRHHALEDSIMTAKLWQNYLRRILSRNVITLGDLYAYLSKH; this comes from the coding sequence ATGAAGGAACAGCGCAGCATGGGGAGAATGTGGCATTTGTACAAAATGGGCGGGTTGACGTCGGCGATTGCAGGCGCGGTCGGTGCTCAAAATGCGCAGCAAATGGCCTTCATCCGCTCGATGTCGAGGGAGCAGCGGAAAGATTCCATTATGGATACGCCCTTACGCGATATGGAGGTGGTTGTCTTCGACTTGGAGACGACGGGCTTCTATCCGACGAATGGCGATGAGATTATCTCGTTCGGTGCCGTCCTGTTGAAGGGCGAGCAGCTGATACCGGAGCAGACATTCTATAGTCTCGTCAATCCGAAGCGGAGAGTGCCGAAGCACATTACCGAGCTGACCGGCATTACGAATGCGATGACCGAGGATGCCCCGGATTTGATGCAGGTACTGCATGATTTCATGGAGTTTGTGGGCAAAAGAATGCTGATCGCGCATGCGAGCGGCCATGATAAGCAGTTTCTGAACGCAGCGCTTTGGCGGACATCGAAGGTGAATTTAACGCACCGGGTACTTGATACGATGCTTGTTGCGAAGTGGCTGGAGCCGAATCGTGAGAGCTACAGCCTCGACGATCTGCTGGAGAGCAGTGGGATAGAGATCACGACGCGGCATCATGCCCTGGAGGATTCAATAATGACCGCGAAGCTATGGCAGAACTACTTGCGGCGAATTCTGAGCCGAAATGTGATTACGCTTGGAGACTTATATGCGTATCTCAGTAAGCATTAA
- a CDS encoding DUF294 nucleotidyltransferase-like domain-containing protein: protein MGDSVRAKLFTRIGTTDDVIALRGLRDQIHEQMALLQAEQPIEQFYTDLNEVHDALIRRAISLSEAKLARMGHGSPPVPYAYLLFGSGGRQEQTLSSDQDSGLIYENPANEAEQEEIEGYFRLLSDTIVATLQAIGYPPCEGNVISSNPLWCQSLSGWQTKLDGWFQEPNWECVRYLLIVADCRCVFGQEALLESLKSHYYTDTLVNQTIVQHMLNNTMRHKVLIGVFGQLLKEQYGEEAGSLDLKYGAYIPMVNAIRLMSIKAGVRETSTLSRIAMLSKRGVIGEQDVVEYRSVFNLFMRLRLMTMTRAEDGVYTNSGKLPHAKLTKPLIDELKAALRIVKKLQRLVQKQTRGRQ, encoded by the coding sequence ATGGGCGATTCAGTTCGTGCAAAGCTGTTCACACGCATCGGGACTACAGATGATGTGATTGCGCTGCGCGGCTTGCGGGATCAAATCCATGAGCAAATGGCATTATTGCAAGCCGAGCAGCCGATCGAACAATTTTATACAGATCTGAATGAGGTACATGATGCGTTGATTCGCCGGGCGATCTCACTTTCAGAAGCGAAGCTGGCACGGATGGGGCATGGATCCCCACCCGTGCCTTACGCGTATTTATTGTTCGGCAGCGGGGGCAGGCAAGAACAAACATTATCCAGCGACCAAGACAGCGGATTGATCTATGAGAATCCTGCTAATGAAGCTGAGCAAGAAGAGATAGAGGGCTATTTTCGCCTGCTTAGTGATACGATCGTCGCGACATTGCAAGCAATCGGATATCCGCCGTGTGAAGGGAACGTCATTAGCTCCAATCCGCTTTGGTGCCAATCGCTCTCAGGCTGGCAAACGAAGCTCGATGGCTGGTTCCAGGAGCCGAACTGGGAATGTGTCAGGTATCTTCTGATTGTAGCGGATTGCCGGTGCGTGTTTGGTCAAGAAGCTTTGCTGGAGTCGCTTAAGAGTCATTATTATACCGATACGCTTGTAAACCAGACGATTGTTCAGCACATGCTTAACAATACGATGCGCCATAAAGTGCTGATTGGAGTATTCGGTCAGCTGCTCAAGGAGCAATACGGCGAAGAGGCGGGAAGTCTGGATTTGAAATATGGGGCATACATCCCGATGGTGAATGCAATTCGGCTGATGAGCATAAAAGCTGGGGTGAGAGAAACTTCGACCTTATCCCGAATTGCAATGTTAAGTAAGCGCGGTGTTATTGGCGAGCAGGATGTTGTGGAGTATAGGAGTGTCTTTAATCTGTTTATGCGTCTTCGTCTCATGACGATGACACGCGCTGAGGACGGCGTATATACGAACAGCGGGAAGCTCCCGCATGCGAAATTGACGAAGCCTTTAATTGATGAGCTCAAAGCTGCGCTCCGGATTGTGAAGAAGCTGCAGAGGCTGGTGCAGAAGCAAACAAGAGGAAGGCAGTAA
- a CDS encoding ammonium transporter, translating to MVKKLIISLGALSLLFPAMAFADDPSAATLNMGLNSIWVLVAAVLVILMQGGFILLEAGSTRMKNAGHIAGKTVFTLGLCTLVYWAVGYAIAFGADNAGNSVSKILGWGSYLFAPSVAAADGEALPSTIFFIFQLAFAAVSLSIAWGGFAERAKLSAYLVFTILFSAIVYPVISHWIWSPTGWLFAKGAQDYAGSTVVHLTGALAAFAATVLLKPRIGRFNKDGSANEILGHNQVFGALSVLLLWVGWFGFNAGSALGVGDGFFGYVAFNTQLGAAGGAVAALLISWLVNGKADITTTLNGGLAGLVAITATCAFVDPWAAVVIGLIAGVLVFFSAKFFEKIKVDDPIYALSVHGAAGVWGTLANGIFATDVLAKKLNVGQGGIIDTGNWHQMWVQLESVLVCGGYVLAVSFIILGVMKVVMGLRVTEEQEIIGLDLSEHGAFGYPEQMKKAQSSM from the coding sequence ATGGTCAAAAAGTTAATCATTTCATTAGGAGCTCTTTCGCTGTTATTCCCTGCTATGGCTTTTGCAGACGACCCGTCTGCAGCAACGCTGAATATGGGTCTCAACTCCATATGGGTGCTCGTTGCAGCAGTTCTTGTCATTCTGATGCAAGGCGGCTTCATCCTTCTGGAAGCCGGTTCGACTCGAATGAAGAACGCAGGTCATATCGCAGGTAAAACAGTGTTCACGTTAGGTCTTTGTACATTAGTATATTGGGCAGTCGGTTATGCAATCGCTTTTGGCGCTGACAACGCGGGGAACTCAGTCAGTAAGATCCTTGGCTGGGGCAGCTACCTCTTTGCTCCATCTGTAGCAGCTGCTGACGGCGAGGCGCTTCCATCGACGATCTTCTTCATCTTCCAACTTGCTTTCGCAGCCGTATCGCTCTCGATCGCATGGGGCGGCTTCGCAGAACGTGCTAAATTGTCCGCTTACCTCGTATTTACAATATTGTTCTCGGCTATTGTTTATCCGGTTATCTCGCACTGGATTTGGAGCCCAACAGGCTGGTTGTTCGCTAAAGGCGCGCAAGACTACGCAGGCTCCACGGTCGTACATTTAACAGGCGCGTTAGCAGCCTTTGCCGCAACTGTATTATTGAAGCCGCGTATCGGTCGCTTCAATAAAGACGGTTCCGCTAATGAAATTCTCGGTCACAACCAAGTATTCGGCGCATTGTCCGTCCTTCTCCTGTGGGTAGGCTGGTTCGGATTTAACGCTGGTAGCGCACTTGGCGTAGGCGATGGCTTCTTCGGCTATGTAGCATTCAATACGCAGCTCGGCGCAGCTGGCGGCGCGGTTGCAGCACTCTTGATCTCCTGGCTTGTGAACGGCAAAGCTGACATCACAACGACTTTGAACGGTGGTTTGGCTGGTCTGGTTGCTATCACAGCAACATGCGCATTCGTTGATCCTTGGGCAGCGGTTGTAATCGGCTTGATTGCAGGCGTGCTTGTATTCTTCAGTGCGAAGTTCTTCGAGAAAATTAAAGTCGATGATCCAATCTATGCACTTTCCGTGCACGGCGCAGCAGGAGTTTGGGGTACGCTCGCGAATGGTATCTTTGCAACGGATGTACTTGCGAAGAAGCTGAACGTTGGTCAAGGCGGTATCATCGATACAGGCAACTGGCACCAAATGTGGGTACAGCTTGAATCGGTACTTGTATGCGGCGGTTATGTGCTAGCTGTATCCTTCATCATCCTCGGTGTTATGAAGGTTGTTATGGGTCTTCGTGTAACGGAAGAGCAAGAGATTATCGGTCTAGATCTCTCCGAGCATGGTGCGTTCGGATATCCGGAACAAATGAAGAAAGCACAAAGCAGCATGTAA
- a CDS encoding MerR family transcriptional regulator, whose amino-acid sequence MSELSLPLYRIGELSKMAGVSPRTIDFYTSLGLIEPERRSAKNYRLYNDETLHRLKRIEQLKKDKLSLDEIKASMAIWRKVSSEQVSDKLMDLQLHLEQLQREVQEIEPVLSQLKPQQAKQVFKRLVPQTAACVEALMLLLNKGGIM is encoded by the coding sequence ATGTCCGAATTGTCATTGCCGTTATACCGGATTGGTGAATTATCCAAAATGGCTGGTGTAAGTCCCCGTACAATCGATTTCTACACGTCCCTCGGTCTAATTGAGCCGGAACGCCGTTCCGCCAAAAATTATCGTCTCTATAATGATGAAACTTTGCATCGGCTCAAACGTATTGAACAATTGAAGAAAGACAAATTGTCGCTCGACGAAATTAAAGCGAGTATGGCGATCTGGCGTAAAGTTTCATCAGAACAAGTTTCTGACAAGCTGATGGACTTGCAGCTTCATCTTGAGCAGCTGCAGCGCGAGGTGCAAGAGATTGAGCCAGTGCTCAGTCAATTGAAGCCACAGCAGGCCAAGCAGGTCTTTAAACGTCTTGTACCTCAAACGGCTGCTTGCGTCGAGGCACTCATGCTTCTGCTTAACAAGGGCGGTATTATGTAG
- a CDS encoding zinc metallopeptidase codes for MFFHPLDILILPAFLLSLWAQFRVRGTFNRWSEVHTMSGLTGYQAARMMLDRNGLHDVPIEAVPGTLSDHYDPIHRVVRLSEHVYYENSISAISVACHEVGHAIQHSVHYPMLVIRHKIFPVVNIASGIAPFLLLAGFLFQATGLIGLGIIFFTFAVAFQLVTLPVEFNASNRAREIMVSEGFITNDEERGVAKVLNAAALTYVAAALISLLELLKYILIFTQSDRD; via the coding sequence ATGTTTTTTCACCCGCTGGATATTCTAATCTTACCTGCATTCCTATTGTCGCTCTGGGCCCAGTTCCGAGTTCGCGGTACGTTTAACCGTTGGTCTGAAGTTCATACGATGAGCGGTCTTACCGGCTACCAGGCAGCACGGATGATGCTAGATCGGAACGGACTGCACGATGTGCCTATCGAGGCGGTTCCTGGCACGCTCTCCGACCACTACGACCCCATCCACCGTGTCGTCAGATTGTCAGAGCACGTCTACTACGAGAATTCAATCTCGGCCATTTCTGTCGCTTGTCACGAGGTTGGCCATGCGATCCAGCATAGCGTTCATTACCCAATGCTTGTCATTCGCCATAAGATTTTCCCGGTAGTCAATATTGCATCAGGTATTGCTCCATTCTTGCTGCTTGCAGGCTTCCTGTTCCAAGCAACAGGTCTTATCGGACTCGGCATTATCTTCTTTACATTCGCTGTTGCATTCCAGCTCGTTACATTGCCAGTAGAGTTCAACGCCAGCAACCGAGCTCGCGAAATTATGGTCTCTGAAGGTTTCATTACTAACGACGAAGAACGCGGCGTTGCCAAAGTACTGAATGCCGCAGCTCTAACTTATGTCGCAGCAGCGCTTATCTCGCTGCTTGAATTGCTCAAGTACATTCTTATTTTTACGCAGTCGGATCGCGATTAA
- a CDS encoding methyl-accepting chemotaxis protein: MVKYPQNWWCQAVKLKFKLNAKKEELKTQSEGEKRTPNVKELYNSSVNGIKNVKMTNPIKSVGLMLFLIIFSAILVCVLVVGLFSYSTSKSIIKDKVTESTGVAIEQSTDKLDMMFKNYEALSMQILLDKSVQDNLAQLDVVADDYEKFDTMKKLSDSLQSYILGNQSILGAAIIPIKGDVTSVSTGSSAMSTELAQKSDWMKKVVEGNGRLVWLPAKEKGYRGDVPEATFAMGRVMKNTVTNEGKFVMIIEIYLRELSDVLSSVKLGDGSSITIVDDAGNYVLPSNPSSKPEEIGKASPIALPKEGKAAERGSKIATDANGNEVLAVYNKFENIDWKLVGSVPVNALVKDAGKILDTTWIIAGIAALLAIGIGLLVIRMVAVPLVRLRNLMNEGERGNLTVRSTINKKDEIGQLAQSFNQMMTQITTLVNQSNQSAQDVLATAEELSEASKKTAISAREIAVATEEIANGASSLATEAEKGSDLTGEIGEQMQQVMTANQEMGAAASDVEKASRQGTTYMNSLIEKTGMTEEMTRSMVEKVDRLKESTRSIRKILDVLNNMTKQTNILSLNATIEAARAGAAGKGFMVVADEIRKLADQSRQSIDVVGQITETIQKEIDETVNVLSTAYPIFQEQIQSVKEANQIFLTVQGQMGDFVGRLGSVTESISKLERSQVVLSEAMSNVSAVAEESSATSEEVASLSTEQNSISEGLVRLSDKLETVSSGLKETLARFRTE; this comes from the coding sequence ATGGTGAAATATCCGCAGAATTGGTGGTGTCAGGCAGTGAAGTTGAAATTCAAGCTAAACGCAAAGAAAGAAGAATTGAAAACGCAATCAGAAGGTGAGAAACGGACTCCGAATGTGAAAGAATTGTATAATTCATCGGTGAATGGGATTAAGAATGTGAAGATGACGAATCCGATTAAATCGGTTGGCCTCATGCTCTTCTTAATTATTTTCAGTGCAATTCTAGTGTGCGTTCTTGTAGTTGGATTATTCTCTTACTCGACATCTAAGAGCATAATTAAGGATAAGGTGACTGAATCGACAGGTGTAGCGATTGAGCAATCAACGGACAAGCTCGATATGATGTTTAAGAACTATGAAGCGCTGTCGATGCAAATTTTGCTCGATAAGTCGGTACAAGATAATTTAGCTCAATTGGACGTAGTAGCAGACGATTATGAGAAATTCGATACGATGAAGAAGCTCAGCGATTCGCTTCAGTCCTATATTCTTGGCAACCAATCCATTCTCGGTGCAGCAATTATCCCGATCAAAGGAGATGTGACCTCTGTATCAACTGGTTCATCTGCCATGTCGACGGAGCTCGCTCAGAAGTCCGATTGGATGAAGAAGGTTGTTGAAGGCAATGGACGCCTTGTATGGCTTCCAGCGAAGGAAAAGGGTTACAGAGGCGATGTTCCTGAAGCGACTTTTGCAATGGGTCGCGTGATGAAGAATACGGTAACGAATGAAGGCAAATTCGTTATGATTATTGAGATCTACTTGAGAGAGCTAAGCGATGTGCTTTCAAGTGTGAAGCTGGGAGACGGCAGCAGCATTACCATTGTGGATGATGCGGGTAATTATGTGCTCCCAAGCAATCCTTCAAGCAAGCCGGAGGAAATCGGTAAGGCTTCACCGATTGCTCTGCCGAAAGAGGGCAAAGCTGCTGAGAGAGGCTCGAAGATCGCGACAGATGCTAATGGTAATGAAGTGCTTGCCGTCTACAATAAGTTTGAAAATATAGACTGGAAGCTCGTTGGGTCTGTGCCGGTGAACGCGCTTGTGAAAGATGCAGGTAAAATTCTGGATACTACTTGGATTATTGCCGGAATCGCAGCCCTGCTTGCAATCGGTATTGGATTGCTTGTCATCCGGATGGTTGCGGTTCCGCTCGTCAGATTGCGCAATCTGATGAATGAAGGCGAACGCGGCAATCTGACTGTGCGCTCGACGATTAACAAGAAGGATGAGATCGGTCAGCTGGCACAAAGCTTCAATCAGATGATGACGCAGATTACAACGCTTGTAAATCAATCGAATCAATCCGCGCAGGATGTGCTCGCAACTGCCGAAGAGCTGTCCGAAGCTTCGAAGAAGACGGCGATCTCGGCACGCGAAATCGCGGTTGCGACTGAAGAGATCGCAAACGGTGCATCGAGCTTGGCGACTGAAGCCGAGAAGGGCAGTGACCTGACCGGTGAGATCGGCGAGCAGATGCAGCAGGTGATGACGGCGAACCAAGAGATGGGCGCTGCAGCATCGGATGTTGAGAAAGCGAGCCGTCAAGGTACGACTTATATGAATAGCCTCATCGAGAAGACGGGTATGACGGAAGAAATGACGCGCTCCATGGTGGAGAAGGTTGACCGCCTCAAAGAAAGCACGCGTTCCATTCGTAAAATTCTCGATGTACTCAATAACATGACGAAGCAGACGAATATTCTTTCTTTGAATGCGACAATCGAAGCAGCCCGTGCTGGAGCAGCCGGTAAAGGCTTCATGGTCGTAGCGGATGAGATTCGCAAGCTGGCTGATCAATCCCGTCAATCCATTGATGTCGTTGGTCAAATTACAGAAACCATCCAGAAAGAAATCGATGAGACGGTAAACGTATTATCGACAGCGTATCCGATCTTCCAGGAACAGATTCAATCCGTGAAAGAAGCGAACCAAATCTTCTTGACCGTACAAGGTCAAATGGGCGATTTTGTTGGCCGCCTTGGTTCAGTAACAGAGTCGATCAGCAAGCTGGAACGCTCGCAAGTCGTATTGTCTGAAGCAATGAGTAATGTTAGTGCTGTAGCTGAGGAATCTTCTGCAACTTCGGAAGAGGTCGCATCCCTAAGCACGGAGCAGAACAGCATCAGCGAAGGACTTGTTCGTTTGTCCGATAAGCTTGAAACAGTATCGTCAGGTCTCAAAGAAACGCTTGCTCGTTTCCGTACGGAATAG